ATATATCATTCCTAAAAAGGGATATCCTCATGAAACCCTTCATCAGAATCAACCTTATTAGTTGCTCTTAAAGCAGGTAATGGGCTTAGTATTTGAATCTCATCCACTAAAATGCTGCTCTTGCTTCTCTTATCACCAGTGCGCTTGTCATCCCAACTCTCATACCTTAAAGACCCATTAACTACAACTTGTTTCCCCTTTAAAAGAAATGCTATTAGTCTTTCTGCTCTACTCCCAAAAAGCACACAATCAAAAAATTGAGCATAATCTATCCATTCATTATTCCTTTTTATTCTCCTATTATTAGCTAAACCAAACTTCAAAATAGGAATGCTGTTGTTAACGTAAGTAATTTCACTGTCTCTAGTCAGACGCCCTGATAAGACTACTGAATTAATATCAGACATGAGAGCTCTCCTTATCCCTTAATCTACTCATAATTTCCATGAGTCTTAAATCATGATCAAGTCTTCTCATATCCTCTAAAAATTCTTGTCTTGAGTAATAATCATAAATTATTTTTTCTAAAGTTCTTTTGCTAAATTTACATAAAAACTTCACAACCTGATAAGTCATTAGTAAAAGTACTACCATAAAGCTAATCCTCATAAGCCCCCACCACCTTAAGCACTTACAATGGGAGTTGCAATATCAGACCATTGCTGCACTGAATCTAAACTACTAGCAAGAAAACTGATATTGCCACTTAACGATTTGAATCTATCTTTAATAGCTCGCTTGGT
The sequence above is a segment of the Borrelia hermsii DAH genome. Coding sequences within it:
- a CDS encoding single-stranded DNA-binding protein; translation: MSDINSVVLSGRLTRDSEITYVNNSIPILKFGLANNRRIKRNNEWIDYAQFFDCVLFGSRAERLIAFLLKGKQVVVNGSLRYESWDDKRTGDKRSKSSILVDEIQILSPLPALRATNKVDSDEGFHEDIPF